A region of Flavobacterium indicum GPTSA100-9 = DSM 17447 DNA encodes the following proteins:
- a CDS encoding aminotransferase class IV has translation MINFNGTLQDNSALYIETNRGFLFGDAVFETVKIVNSKIVFLEEHYLRLMASMRICRMEIPMLLTMEYFEEQIVSLLQALKFVNARVRFTVFRDSEGYYTPNSNDVKFVIMANELNNTFYSFSNEPYEVELFKDFHLSKHLLSTIKTNNKMIHTLAGIFAKENDYQNCLLINEDKNIVEAIQANIFMKMGDVISTPPISEGCQNGILRKQIIKLISKNTNIRFEEKPISPFDLQKADELFLTNVIIGIQPITKYRKKMYVNDFATQLLEELNCLLN, from the coding sequence ATGATTAATTTTAACGGTACACTACAAGACAATAGTGCTTTATATATTGAAACTAATAGAGGGTTTTTATTTGGAGATGCAGTTTTTGAAACGGTGAAAATCGTTAATTCAAAAATTGTTTTTTTAGAAGAACATTATTTGCGATTAATGGCTTCCATGCGAATTTGTAGAATGGAAATTCCCATGTTATTGACAATGGAATATTTTGAAGAGCAAATAGTATCATTATTACAAGCATTAAAATTTGTAAATGCAAGAGTACGATTCACTGTTTTTAGAGATTCGGAAGGTTATTACACGCCAAATTCAAATGATGTAAAATTTGTTATTATGGCCAATGAGTTAAATAACACATTTTATTCTTTTTCAAATGAACCTTATGAAGTTGAATTGTTTAAAGATTTTCATTTGAGTAAGCACTTGTTATCAACAATAAAAACTAACAATAAAATGATACATACTTTAGCTGGAATTTTTGCTAAAGAAAATGATTATCAAAATTGTTTATTAATTAATGAAGATAAAAATATAGTAGAAGCAATTCAGGCAAATATTTTTATGAAAATGGGAGATGTAATTAGTACGCCTCCAATTTCAGAAGGTTGCCAAAATGGCATTTTAAGAAAACAAATAATTAAACTAATAAGTAAAAATACGAATATAAGATTTGAAGAAAAACCAATTTCACCTTTTGATTTGCAAAAAGCTGATGAATTATTTTTAACAAATGTTATTATAGGTATTCAGCCTATAACTAAGTATAGAAAAAAAATGTATGTTAATGATTTTGCAACTCAGTTATTAGAGGAATTAAATTGTTTGCTTAATTAA
- a CDS encoding YqgE/AlgH family protein, whose product MISMLPKKGCLLVAEPSILNDISFNRAVILLTEHNQDGSVGFIINKPLTHTINDLIPEINASFIIYNGGPVEQDNLYFIHNVPNLIPDSIEISNGIYWGGDFEITKNLINEGIILKENIRFFLGYTGWETDQLEYELEENSWIIVENELKEKIIGKNSQNFWKEKMNQLGGDYLLFSNSPENPSLN is encoded by the coding sequence ATGATATCAATGTTACCCAAAAAAGGTTGTCTGCTTGTAGCAGAACCATCTATTTTAAATGACATTTCTTTCAATAGAGCGGTCATATTATTAACTGAACACAATCAAGATGGTAGTGTAGGTTTTATTATTAACAAACCTCTTACCCATACGATTAATGATTTAATCCCTGAGATTAACGCAAGTTTTATTATCTACAACGGTGGACCTGTGGAACAAGATAATTTGTATTTCATTCATAATGTTCCTAATTTAATTCCTGATAGTATCGAAATATCTAATGGAATTTATTGGGGAGGAGATTTTGAAATCACAAAAAATCTAATCAATGAAGGAATTATTTTAAAAGAAAATATTCGTTTCTTCTTAGGTTATACGGGTTGGGAAACGGATCAACTGGAATACGAACTTGAAGAAAATTCATGGATTATTGTAGAAAACGAGTTAAAAGAAAAAATTATCGGGAAAAATAGTCAAAACTTCTGGAAAGAAAAAATGAATCAATTAGGTGGTGATTACCTATTGTTTTCTAATTCTCCCGAAAATCCTTCTCTTAATTAA
- a CDS encoding START-like domain-containing protein has protein sequence MKQKVKYELEFPIHSSPQLLYQYMLTPSGLSEWFADNVNSRGEFYTFMWDDSEEKAKLASKKSGEKVKFRWLDEDGNDTEYFFEMKIQVDEITQDVSLIVTDFSEPEEIHESKLLWENLISDLKHVIGSV, from the coding sequence ATGAAGCAAAAAGTAAAATATGAACTTGAATTCCCCATCCATTCTTCACCGCAATTATTGTATCAATATATGCTAACTCCATCAGGTTTATCTGAATGGTTTGCGGATAATGTTAATTCTAGAGGGGAATTTTACACTTTTATGTGGGATGACTCTGAAGAAAAAGCCAAATTAGCGTCTAAAAAATCTGGAGAAAAAGTTAAGTTTAGATGGCTTGATGAAGATGGAAATGACACGGAATATTTCTTTGAAATGAAAATTCAAGTGGATGAAATTACACAAGATGTTTCTTTAATTGTGACTGATTTTTCTGAGCCGGAAGAAATTCATGAATCAAAATTATTATGGGAAAATTTAATTTCCGATTTAAAACACGTAATTGGTTCGGTTTAG
- a CDS encoding HU family DNA-binding protein produces the protein MNKSELIDAMAASAGITKAAAKLALESFLESVEGTLQKGGRVSLVGFGSWSVSKRAAREGRNPQTGKTIKIAAKNVVKFKAGAELEGSVNKK, from the coding sequence ATGAACAAATCAGAATTAATCGATGCAATGGCAGCTTCTGCTGGAATTACTAAAGCTGCTGCTAAATTAGCTTTAGAATCATTTTTAGAAAGCGTTGAAGGAACGTTACAAAAAGGTGGAAGAGTTTCATTAGTAGGATTTGGTTCTTGGTCAGTTTCTAAAAGAGCTGCAAGAGAAGGTAGAAATCCTCAAACTGGTAAAACTATCAAAATCGCTGCTAAAAACGTAGTTAAATTCAAAGCAGGTGCTGAATTAGAAGGATCAGTAAACAAAAAATAA